Proteins from one Paenibacillus amylolyticus genomic window:
- a CDS encoding spore coat protein → MNPQNAVRPTLNTNPNISPNLNHGGHEMFDVHEILASTINVLDQYMIFRTFVQSQELIGILDRQYNFILSQYNLTAECFASGQKPHQETATYMIPNIIPPVYGIKPSAPKKPNQSLADVKDAGISGHMLGLIKSHASLLGMSCSEITNGTVRRVIASQIQHFIEMAYEIFMFQNKNAYYQVPQLTPNDTQQMLQAYIPATGAPQMPTGNKPLH, encoded by the coding sequence ATGAACCCACAGAATGCAGTACGGCCCACATTGAATACCAATCCAAATATCAGCCCTAACTTGAATCATGGTGGCCATGAGATGTTCGATGTGCATGAGATTCTGGCCTCTACGATTAACGTGCTGGATCAATATATGATCTTTCGTACATTCGTACAGAGCCAGGAACTGATTGGCATTCTGGACCGACAGTATAACTTCATTTTATCCCAGTACAATCTGACAGCAGAGTGTTTTGCATCCGGACAGAAGCCTCATCAAGAGACGGCAACTTATATGATTCCCAACATCATACCACCCGTATATGGCATTAAGCCCTCAGCACCGAAAAAGCCAAACCAGAGCTTGGCTGATGTAAAGGATGCCGGGATAAGCGGTCATATGCTGGGACTGATCAAATCACATGCCAGTCTTCTTGGTATGTCCTGCAGCGAGATTACGAATGGAACAGTTCGACGGGTCATCGCTTCCCAGATCCAGCATTTTATCGAGATGGCTTATGAAATTTTCATGTTCCAGAATAAAAACGCCTATTATCAAGTGCCTCAACTCACACCAAATGATACACAGCAGATGCTTCAGGCATACATCCCAGCAACCGGAGCACCTCAGATGCCAACTGGCAATAAACCACTGCATTAA
- a CDS encoding DUF1361 domain-containing protein, translating into MRKLNYIHIFIFLSVVTIVTLGLYYVAADWLDQRYFRFLIWNLFLGWIPFVFSYAAYILSHVKWRGAVWLAVASGLLWLLFFPNSSYIVTDLVHLTARSSRYYGGNGVDYTYWYDLSVVLMFVWTGLLLGFLSMYQLQEVIYHRIGRWASWIFVLAGCALGSYGVLLGRVYRLNSWDALTNRETLIELMHESVSRPSLAFCLFFGTFIITIYATLYYLINTRSPREMKKITGSPEV; encoded by the coding sequence TTGAGAAAACTGAATTATATTCACATATTTATTTTCCTTAGTGTGGTCACAATAGTAACGCTGGGCTTGTACTACGTAGCCGCAGATTGGCTGGATCAGCGTTATTTTCGCTTCCTGATCTGGAATCTGTTCTTGGGCTGGATTCCTTTTGTGTTCTCTTATGCAGCTTATATTCTAAGTCATGTGAAATGGAGAGGTGCTGTATGGCTTGCAGTCGCAAGTGGACTGCTATGGTTGTTATTTTTCCCGAATTCTTCGTATATCGTTACGGATCTGGTTCATCTGACAGCGAGAAGTTCCCGGTATTATGGTGGGAATGGGGTGGACTACACGTACTGGTACGACTTAAGTGTTGTATTAATGTTTGTTTGGACAGGACTCCTGCTTGGATTCCTTTCAATGTATCAGCTTCAGGAAGTGATTTATCACCGCATTGGACGCTGGGCATCATGGATCTTTGTTCTGGCCGGCTGTGCTCTGGGAAGTTACGGCGTATTGCTTGGACGTGTATATCGACTGAATAGCTGGGATGCACTGACGAACCGCGAGACACTAATTGAGCTGATGCATGAAAGTGTAAGCCGCCCGTCTCTTGCGTTTTGCCTGTTTTTTGGCACGTTTATCATCACAATCTATGCCACTCTATACTATCTGATCAATACAAGGTCTCCCCGTGAAATGAAGAAGATTACAGGAAGTCCTGAGGTATAA
- a CDS encoding serine hydrolase, with protein MLNAVELTTKVEEVMDHVNFSGVVLLRQAGRTLLNMKRGYANRSEELANQVDTRFGIASGCKIFTAVSICQLIEAGKLSVDSKLNEVLDMEFPLWDEGITIHQLLTHTSGIPDYFDEEVMDDFSELWKDRPVYVMRRLSDFLPMFQHLPMKSAPGEHFHYNNAGFIVLGLLVEQVSGLAFTDYVEEHIFKPCGMKDSGYFLTDRLPRNTALGYIDHEDGSWNTNMFSIPVKGGSDGGAYVTAPDMIRFWEALLGHQLLKAETTRQLLTPHAHQEDEEYYGQGIWIDRKGEDIFKYHVMGFDPGVSFMSSVYPDYDLQLVVVSNQESGPYPITVAIEEAFV; from the coding sequence ATGTTAAATGCAGTAGAACTGACAACAAAAGTAGAAGAAGTCATGGACCACGTGAATTTTTCGGGTGTTGTCTTACTCCGGCAAGCCGGGAGGACCCTTCTGAATATGAAACGTGGTTATGCGAATCGCAGTGAGGAGCTTGCCAATCAGGTGGATACACGCTTCGGTATTGCATCAGGATGCAAGATTTTCACGGCAGTGAGTATATGCCAACTCATTGAAGCGGGGAAGTTGTCTGTTGACTCCAAGCTGAACGAGGTGTTGGATATGGAGTTTCCGCTATGGGACGAAGGAATTACCATTCATCAGTTGTTAACACATACGTCAGGCATTCCGGATTATTTCGATGAAGAAGTAATGGATGACTTTTCAGAATTGTGGAAAGACAGACCGGTTTACGTGATGCGGCGTTTAAGTGACTTTCTGCCCATGTTTCAGCATCTGCCGATGAAGTCTGCTCCGGGTGAACATTTTCACTACAACAATGCGGGTTTCATTGTGCTGGGGCTTCTCGTGGAGCAGGTTTCAGGACTGGCGTTTACAGATTATGTGGAAGAGCACATTTTCAAACCGTGTGGCATGAAAGACTCGGGTTATTTCTTAACAGATCGGCTGCCGCGGAATACCGCTTTAGGGTATATTGATCATGAAGATGGCTCATGGAACACCAATATGTTTTCCATTCCTGTCAAAGGTGGATCAGATGGGGGAGCATATGTTACGGCACCGGACATGATTCGGTTCTGGGAGGCATTGCTGGGTCACCAATTGTTAAAGGCAGAGACAACACGTCAGCTATTAACTCCACATGCTCATCAAGAGGATGAAGAGTACTATGGGCAGGGGATCTGGATTGACCGCAAGGGGGAAGACATTTTCAAATATCATGTTATGGGGTTCGATCCAGGGGTGTCGTTCATGTCTTCGGTGTATCCCGACTATGATCTGCAACTGGTTGTGGTCTCTAATCAAGAGTCTGGCCCATATCCAATAACAGTGGCCATCGAAGAAGCATTCGTATGA
- a CDS encoding serine hydrolase, translating to MNPSLLSSKLQQIIPPLDLRSCLVSVRGEIMYEHYRNQEAANDIAKINSCTKSVLSALICIAMDKGLLPEASTPISTFFPQLTSDPDPRKPAITLEQLLTMTAGFNWDEFGGQNSFPRMTRTDHWVNFALEQRLSHEPGTYMEYNSGVSQILSAILMQNAGMNVAEFAERYLFGALGIKDYEWESDPQGVHTGGFGMKMLPTDLLKFGQLFLQQGMWEGKSLISSHLVTRSTQPYITVPPPNYGSYAWHWWVDVYPNERSATEDRVIEDTQSNLPYYYARGFGGQYVYIVPELELVTVLTNDKRKKEKPPLDVFPRLMAPELWKMVHK from the coding sequence ATGAATCCTTCATTACTGTCATCCAAGTTACAACAGATCATTCCACCGCTGGATCTACGAAGCTGCCTTGTCAGCGTACGCGGTGAGATCATGTACGAACATTACCGCAACCAAGAGGCTGCGAACGATATTGCAAAAATCAATTCATGTACCAAGAGTGTGCTCTCCGCACTCATCTGTATCGCGATGGATAAAGGCTTGTTGCCCGAGGCATCAACCCCAATCTCCACCTTTTTCCCACAGTTGACATCCGATCCTGACCCACGCAAACCAGCAATTACACTGGAACAGCTGCTCACCATGACAGCCGGATTCAATTGGGATGAGTTCGGTGGACAAAATTCATTCCCTCGCATGACCCGCACCGATCATTGGGTGAATTTTGCGTTGGAACAACGCTTAAGCCATGAACCGGGTACATATATGGAGTACAACTCAGGAGTGTCACAGATTCTATCGGCCATCCTGATGCAAAATGCAGGCATGAATGTAGCCGAGTTTGCAGAACGATATCTCTTTGGCGCGCTGGGAATTAAGGATTACGAGTGGGAAAGTGACCCTCAAGGCGTCCATACTGGCGGATTTGGTATGAAGATGTTGCCCACGGATCTGCTGAAATTCGGCCAGCTCTTTTTACAGCAAGGCATGTGGGAGGGTAAATCTCTCATTTCAAGTCATCTCGTCACCCGTTCTACGCAGCCTTACATCACCGTTCCTCCACCGAATTACGGCAGTTATGCTTGGCATTGGTGGGTGGATGTCTATCCGAATGAACGGTCTGCAACGGAAGATCGTGTTATTGAAGACACTCAATCCAATCTTCCTTACTATTACGCGCGAGGATTCGGTGGTCAGTATGTATATATTGTGCCAGAGCTTGAACTCGTTACCGTGTTAACCAATGACAAACGAAAGAAAGAGAAACCTCCGCTGGATGTTTTCCCTCGTTTAATGGCTCCTGAATTATGGAAAATGGTACACAAGTAA
- a CDS encoding ankyrin repeat domain-containing protein, translating into MFKIGNQGSFKTLPEHARAIYEGDTGAVEQFIKQGMDLEEEITLSKYIALTPLDLALICNQPEVVKLLVEHGVNLNVKNNSAILKAVRYCGAEMVRYLYQQGAKLNGLNRVKSSAYDEAYYGNKKNITVLNELGLDIRKYGGKTLRKAVADHDMKTVQYLLEQGVDINYNEPDMVYPYKATPLTVAARLDNMKMVRYLVDQGADVTIQEKDGERAYTIAVSQKNEEMAEYLKGHEPQEFHDMSNKLHALKSYKLPQQLIDFLTGALRRIDLPENESGIRYIEFFHLIDTMEMKMGRQKLLRISSNIDQYSHILIVWNPSKKMIGYADIEHQEHGTIATFEDFMLNPARAIEDILN; encoded by the coding sequence ATGTTCAAAATCGGAAATCAAGGATCGTTCAAAACGCTTCCTGAGCATGCCAGGGCAATATATGAGGGAGATACCGGTGCTGTAGAACAATTCATTAAACAGGGCATGGATCTCGAAGAAGAGATTACGCTCAGTAAATACATAGCATTGACGCCACTCGACCTTGCCTTAATCTGCAATCAACCAGAAGTGGTTAAGTTGTTGGTCGAGCATGGAGTTAATCTCAATGTGAAAAATAATTCGGCGATCCTGAAGGCCGTTAGATACTGTGGAGCAGAAATGGTGCGATACCTGTACCAGCAAGGTGCCAAGTTAAATGGACTTAATCGGGTCAAATCCAGTGCATATGATGAGGCCTACTATGGTAACAAAAAGAATATAACCGTGCTGAATGAACTCGGGTTGGATATTCGAAAATATGGAGGCAAAACGTTACGCAAAGCAGTTGCTGATCACGATATGAAGACAGTCCAGTACTTGCTGGAGCAGGGAGTAGACATCAATTACAATGAACCGGACATGGTATATCCGTACAAAGCCACACCGCTCACGGTAGCTGCACGACTTGATAACATGAAGATGGTTCGATATCTGGTGGACCAGGGAGCAGATGTGACTATCCAGGAGAAGGATGGGGAACGAGCGTACACGATTGCAGTGAGTCAGAAGAATGAAGAAATGGCTGAATATCTAAAGGGACATGAACCTCAAGAGTTCCATGATATGAGCAACAAATTGCATGCATTAAAGTCTTATAAACTGCCACAGCAACTCATTGATTTTCTAACCGGCGCTCTCAGAAGAATAGACTTGCCAGAAAATGAATCAGGCATCCGATATATAGAATTCTTTCATCTGATTGATACCATGGAGATGAAAATGGGCAGGCAGAAGCTGCTGCGTATATCCTCGAACATTGATCAATACTCACATATCCTGATTGTCTGGAATCCGAGCAAAAAAATGATTGGATATGCAGATATTGAACATCAAGAACATGGAACGATAGCTACATTTGAAGATTTCATGTTAAATCCGGCTAGAGCCATAGAGGATATCCTGAATTGA
- a CDS encoding SPFH domain-containing protein, with product MAIIDVIKYDGSPDVFAWKHPETELGTWTQLIVNQSQQAILFKDGRALDMFGPGRHTLSTANIPILNRLVNLPFGGKSPFAAEVWYVNQVSALDVKWGTANPIQIQDPKYNIIVPVRTFGQMGIRISDSRKFLVKLVGTLPEFNQVSMINYFRGLIIMNINSMLSSYLIHRKVSVLEINAYIAEISRHFADTIASTFEEFGIELINLYIHNVNLPEEDPSVIRLREALARKAEMDIIGYTYQQERSFDTLEGAAKNEGSMQSDIMGAGLGMGMGVGLGGSFSSEMSQMSKVMSTKETPAVTICKQCHHPNQENSSFCSKCGNSLTEKSAATTDCNNCGHALPKGTKFCPNCGDKYHACPSCGADNAENALECIQCHQPMPSPCPNCNHMNSGHTKFCGNCGTSLSLKCSRCQHEVKPGQKFCLDCGNNLQEGGQA from the coding sequence ATGGCGATTATTGACGTAATTAAGTATGATGGCTCACCTGATGTGTTTGCTTGGAAACATCCCGAGACTGAGTTGGGAACATGGACCCAGTTGATCGTGAATCAATCTCAACAAGCAATTCTCTTTAAGGATGGAAGAGCGCTTGATATGTTTGGACCAGGAAGGCATACGCTGAGTACTGCGAATATCCCGATCTTGAACCGGCTCGTTAACCTCCCGTTCGGAGGAAAGTCACCTTTTGCAGCAGAAGTCTGGTATGTCAATCAAGTTAGCGCATTAGACGTTAAATGGGGAACAGCGAATCCGATTCAGATCCAGGATCCAAAGTATAATATTATTGTTCCCGTAAGAACATTTGGACAAATGGGAATTAGAATCTCGGATTCACGAAAGTTTCTGGTCAAGCTTGTGGGGACATTGCCGGAGTTTAACCAAGTTAGTATGATTAATTACTTCCGTGGGCTAATTATCATGAATATTAACTCCATGTTGTCATCATATCTAATACATAGAAAAGTAAGTGTTCTGGAGATCAACGCATATATCGCCGAGATATCACGACATTTTGCAGATACGATCGCTTCTACTTTTGAAGAATTTGGTATTGAGTTAATCAACCTGTATATTCACAATGTCAATCTGCCCGAAGAAGACCCTTCCGTCATTCGATTAAGGGAAGCGTTGGCACGCAAAGCTGAGATGGATATTATTGGGTACACATATCAGCAAGAACGTTCGTTTGATACGCTTGAAGGTGCAGCCAAAAATGAAGGAAGCATGCAATCGGATATCATGGGTGCAGGGCTTGGTATGGGTATGGGGGTTGGTCTGGGTGGTTCTTTCAGTAGCGAAATGTCCCAGATGTCTAAAGTGATGTCGACTAAGGAAACACCTGCGGTAACCATATGTAAGCAATGTCATCATCCTAACCAGGAGAACAGCTCGTTTTGCAGCAAATGCGGCAATTCATTAACCGAAAAATCCGCAGCAACAACAGATTGCAACAATTGTGGACATGCTTTGCCAAAGGGAACCAAATTCTGTCCTAACTGTGGTGACAAATACCATGCATGTCCATCCTGTGGAGCGGATAATGCAGAGAACGCATTGGAATGTATTCAATGTCATCAACCGATGCCTAGCCCATGTCCTAACTGTAACCATATGAATTCCGGTCATACCAAATTCTGTGGCAACTGTGGCACAAGTTTAAGCTTGAAATGCAGTCGGTGCCAACATGAAGTAAAACCCGGCCAGAAGTTCTGTCTTGATTGCGGAAACAATCTGCAAGAAGGAGGACAGGCATAG
- a CDS encoding DUF3131 domain-containing protein, translating to MKKAKKFNVILTICLLASLSLTPMASAGDSSNLIGFRTELKAIAYKTFTYFEDYTDQNTGLTYDEVRLTENGTEEAKRTSPTNIAMYMMSTVSAQQLGIISKKEAVHRLQTTINSLEKLEKWNGLFYNWYNTDDGSVKKTGDSLFLKLIMAGYPLG from the coding sequence ATGAAAAAAGCAAAAAAGTTCAACGTTATTTTAACTATTTGTCTGTTAGCTAGCCTGTCTTTAACGCCTATGGCTTCAGCAGGTGACTCAAGCAATTTAATTGGATTTCGAACAGAATTGAAAGCGATTGCATACAAGACCTTTACCTATTTTGAGGACTATACGGATCAGAACACCGGATTGACTTACGATGAAGTACGGCTCACTGAAAACGGGACAGAAGAAGCCAAACGTACCTCACCCACGAACATTGCAATGTATATGATGAGTACCGTTTCGGCGCAACAATTAGGCATTATTTCTAAGAAAGAAGCTGTACATCGTCTGCAAACGACTATAAATTCCCTCGAAAAGTTAGAGAAGTGGAACGGCCTATTTTATAACTGGTATAACACAGATGACGGGTCAGTGAAAAAGACTGGGGACAGTTTATTTCTCAAGTTGATAATGGCTGGTTATCCGCTGGGCTAA
- a CDS encoding glucoamylase family protein — protein MVENMNYTPLYDPEVGQFRGGYDVAKGALTDHHYGMFYTEPRVGSYIAIGKGDVPRDHWWKMYRTLPQEWDWQAQIPQGKSVKYDGVDVFEGSYVYKDKKFVPSWGGSMFEALMPGMVIKEKELGTQALGLNNQRHVELQIEYAKEKGYAAWGFSPSATPTGYSEFAATPLGTSGYKDGATVTAHATFLALDYAPEAARKNIKALKNFKMVGKYGFYDSVNVETGEIAKAYLALDQGMIMVSIANYLQDGVIRDCFHSDKIGQEPEELLKKKCFPFIKGEGTCHTDCSNGTRHRVICFVPFVYVETVP, from the coding sequence TTGGTTGAAAATATGAATTATACTCCGCTATATGATCCTGAAGTCGGCCAATTCCGCGGAGGTTACGATGTGGCTAAAGGCGCACTGACGGACCACCATTATGGAATGTTTTACACGGAACCACGTGTAGGCAGTTATATTGCCATTGGGAAAGGTGATGTTCCCCGGGATCATTGGTGGAAGATGTATCGCACATTACCTCAAGAGTGGGATTGGCAAGCTCAGATTCCTCAAGGCAAATCCGTGAAGTACGATGGAGTGGATGTGTTTGAAGGCAGTTATGTATACAAGGATAAAAAGTTCGTGCCAAGCTGGGGAGGCAGTATGTTTGAAGCTCTTATGCCTGGCATGGTCATAAAGGAAAAAGAGCTGGGTACTCAAGCTTTGGGATTGAACAACCAGCGTCATGTCGAATTGCAGATCGAATATGCCAAAGAAAAAGGGTATGCCGCATGGGGCTTTTCACCATCTGCAACGCCGACAGGTTACAGTGAGTTTGCAGCAACGCCGTTAGGGACTTCAGGTTATAAAGATGGAGCAACGGTGACCGCACACGCAACATTCCTTGCCCTGGATTATGCCCCTGAAGCTGCTCGAAAGAACATTAAAGCTTTAAAGAACTTCAAAATGGTTGGCAAATATGGGTTCTATGACTCCGTCAATGTGGAAACGGGAGAGATTGCGAAGGCTTATCTGGCACTGGATCAAGGAATGATTATGGTATCAATCGCTAACTATCTTCAGGATGGCGTTATACGCGATTGTTTTCACAGTGATAAGATAGGGCAGGAGCCAGAAGAATTATTGAAAAAGAAGTGTTTTCCATTCATTAAAGGAGAGGGAACTTGTCATACTGATTGTTCAAATGGAACGAGGCATCGTGTTATCTGCTTCGTTCCATTTGTGTATGTCGAAACCGTACCTTAG
- a CDS encoding ABC transporter permease subunit: MKESHLVVPVNPSLKRNSLRKRIWKNWELYLFMLPVLLYFLVFHYGPMYGIQIAFKNFVPSKGITGSEWVGFEHFERFFNSYFFWDLLWNTFSISFYELAIGFPLPIILALAFNEVRNGPFKKSVQTVTYAPHFISVVVMAGMIITFLSPSSGMIVRFIEFIGLEPAQFLTDPAWFKTVYVFSGVWQSTGWGTIIYLAALSGVDPQLHEAAIMDGASRIKRVLHINLPTILPTITIMLILNMGNILGLGFEKILLLQNSLNMEASDVISTYVYRAGLVNAQYSFSTAVGLFNSVVNVILLVTVNQIAKRTSENSLW, from the coding sequence ATGAAGGAGAGTCACCTTGTAGTACCCGTAAATCCGTCATTGAAGAGGAATTCCCTTCGCAAAAGGATTTGGAAAAATTGGGAGCTATATCTGTTCATGCTTCCCGTGTTATTGTATTTCCTTGTCTTTCATTATGGTCCGATGTACGGCATTCAGATTGCTTTCAAGAATTTCGTACCTTCGAAAGGAATTACAGGCAGCGAATGGGTTGGTTTTGAGCATTTTGAACGGTTTTTCAATTCTTATTTTTTCTGGGATCTGCTCTGGAACACGTTCAGTATCAGCTTCTATGAACTTGCGATCGGATTTCCCCTGCCTATCATTTTGGCGCTGGCCTTCAATGAAGTCCGGAACGGTCCGTTTAAGAAATCGGTCCAGACCGTAACCTATGCACCTCACTTCATTTCTGTAGTTGTCATGGCAGGTATGATCATTACCTTTTTATCACCCTCAAGCGGAATGATTGTTCGGTTCATCGAGTTCATTGGTCTTGAACCAGCCCAATTTCTGACGGACCCCGCATGGTTCAAGACCGTGTATGTATTCTCTGGTGTCTGGCAGAGCACCGGGTGGGGAACCATTATTTATCTCGCGGCTCTGTCAGGCGTAGATCCCCAGCTTCATGAAGCGGCCATTATGGATGGAGCAAGCCGAATCAAACGGGTGCTGCATATCAATCTCCCGACGATATTACCCACGATTACGATCATGCTGATCCTGAATATGGGGAATATACTGGGCCTTGGCTTCGAGAAGATTCTGCTGTTGCAAAATTCACTTAATATGGAAGCCTCCGATGTAATATCCACCTATGTATACCGCGCCGGTTTGGTGAACGCCCAGTATAGCTTCTCAACGGCGGTCGGATTATTCAACTCGGTAGTCAACGTTATATTGCTTGTTACGGTCAACCAGATCGCCAAACGCACCAGTGAGAACAGCCTCTGGTAG
- a CDS encoding extracellular solute-binding protein has translation MLTTHKPWKLLLSSALVLTLLAGCSNSNEGEANNNLGKIAVNNEGFPIVNEPVTLSLMAPDVGIQNWENMAVLQQMQEKTGIKLEYKNAPKDSFETKKNLVLASGDYPDILYAAGLTTAEQMNYGEQGILIPLEDLIEEYAPNFKALLEENPDVRKSITAPDGHIYSLPVVELSQHWYRNPMWYNGDFLKALNIDKLPETTEELYTYLKRVKEEDPNGNGIADEIPISSVTTPAANLRDIRTWLLGAFGIYEEEIYVDDADKVHYTPLEEGYKEYLTYMNRLWTEDLLDHESFSQTAEQKKAKAQNNQIALFSDWHAYMSKGGEPSTEDPMFAPVHSESVAAPAIAKNRGITSGAFAITESNPAPEASIRWVDYLYSYEGAMFFNKGPEGILWEYTDKENRVKQYLPVPDGKEMEDYRATLTPNYGIPAPTLSMDDINKGLKTDFDVWVEQETKQKLLDKGARIPFPTLFLTVEEQTEISSLNSDLKTYVNQMEAKFITGAEPLTGWDNYVATVKKMGGERMVEINQAAYDRWKSN, from the coding sequence ATGTTAACCACACACAAACCATGGAAGCTTCTGCTATCTTCGGCTTTGGTTCTTACATTACTGGCAGGCTGCAGCAATTCAAACGAAGGTGAAGCGAACAACAATCTTGGAAAAATCGCTGTGAATAATGAAGGCTTCCCGATTGTGAATGAACCCGTTACTCTGTCGCTTATGGCGCCAGATGTAGGGATTCAGAACTGGGAGAACATGGCGGTGCTTCAGCAGATGCAGGAGAAAACCGGTATTAAGCTGGAATACAAGAACGCACCGAAGGACAGCTTCGAAACCAAGAAAAATCTGGTGCTCGCCAGTGGGGATTATCCGGATATTCTCTATGCTGCCGGGTTGACAACTGCAGAGCAGATGAATTATGGAGAGCAGGGGATCCTCATTCCATTGGAGGATCTCATCGAAGAGTATGCTCCGAATTTCAAGGCACTGTTAGAGGAGAATCCGGATGTTCGCAAATCGATCACAGCACCGGACGGGCATATCTATTCCTTGCCGGTCGTGGAACTTAGCCAGCACTGGTACCGCAATCCGATGTGGTATAACGGGGACTTCCTGAAGGCACTTAATATCGATAAACTTCCCGAAACGACAGAGGAGTTGTATACGTATCTGAAGCGTGTAAAAGAGGAAGATCCTAATGGGAATGGCATAGCCGATGAAATCCCGATCTCTTCCGTGACAACACCGGCTGCGAACCTCCGCGATATCCGTACATGGCTGCTTGGTGCTTTCGGCATTTATGAAGAAGAAATTTATGTGGATGATGCGGACAAGGTGCATTATACACCGCTTGAAGAAGGCTACAAGGAATATCTGACCTATATGAACCGCCTGTGGACTGAAGACCTTCTGGATCATGAAAGCTTCTCACAAACAGCGGAGCAAAAGAAGGCGAAAGCACAGAACAATCAAATCGCCCTCTTTTCGGACTGGCACGCCTACATGAGCAAAGGTGGAGAGCCTTCGACAGAAGATCCGATGTTTGCACCTGTCCACAGTGAATCAGTTGCCGCCCCAGCAATTGCCAAGAACAGGGGCATTACAAGCGGTGCCTTTGCGATCACGGAGAGTAATCCTGCGCCGGAAGCCTCTATACGCTGGGTGGATTATCTTTATTCCTATGAAGGTGCCATGTTCTTCAATAAAGGTCCAGAGGGCATTCTCTGGGAATACACCGATAAAGAGAACCGGGTCAAACAGTACTTGCCCGTACCAGACGGAAAGGAAATGGAAGATTATCGGGCAACGCTAACACCTAACTACGGCATACCCGCTCCAACCCTGTCCATGGATGACATCAATAAGGGGCTTAAGACAGACTTTGACGTCTGGGTGGAGCAGGAGACCAAGCAGAAGCTTCTGGATAAAGGCGCACGGATTCCGTTCCCAACGCTGTTCCTTACCGTGGAAGAGCAGACTGAAATCAGTAGCCTGAATTCTGATTTGAAGACCTATGTGAATCAGATGGAGGCGAAATTCATCACCGGAGCCGAGCCGCTTACGGGATGGGACAATTATGTGGCGACTGTCAAAAAAATGGGCGGAGAGCGTATGGTTGAAATCAACCAGGCTGCCTATGATCGCTGGAAATCCAACTAA